A genomic segment from Methanoplanus limicola DSM 2279 encodes:
- a CDS encoding ABC transporter ATP-binding protein has protein sequence MSVISDSIKIMRYLFSPFKKLIVIYLILVLILSALEVFRISLVYPIINYGLGVENQPKLLDAFYDFLLPESVNPFIASAFLLLITTVLIAGVYAVAAYGGAYLFSTVRDSIDRRVFYTIQSRPYSYFAGKKQGDLLYVGQGAVNEGSQAVNMFVEFIKSIMLSIMYLVFLFYLSFWLTVGVIILGVLYAFVIKKHLFSRVYRNSGEVNIASMQKSVVYQEFISGIKTIFITGSISSWREKYETAISRLFKANLNVNALSKVPMISNDFIMFAIIALGAILLYVFTGGDFIAYIGIFGTFMLGLYRLVPALTQVQSSLTGIVRYLPALELIRDILETHESKDPMESNVSERPGNNEFSFNDRIEFRNVSFRYGDSSEETIKALSFEVKKNTKVAIVGSSGSGKTTTANLLALLYSPTSGGIYIDGVNLNEFDPKSYLISLGYIGQETFVYHDTIKENIRFGLDCSNEEVIRAAKLADAHEFIMATKDGYDTIIGDQGIKLSGGQRQRVAIARIILRNPEILLLDEATSSLDNISEQRIMESVNKLSENMTVITIAHRLSTIHDADVIFVMKNGVLVEKGNHEELIALGGEYKRLYMSQKRD, from the coding sequence ATGTCTGTAATCAGTGATTCTATAAAGATAATGCGTTACTTATTCAGCCCCTTTAAAAAGCTGATTGTTATATATCTTATTTTGGTTCTTATTCTGAGTGCTCTTGAGGTTTTCCGTATCTCACTTGTATATCCGATAATTAATTATGGTCTTGGGGTTGAGAACCAGCCAAAACTTCTGGATGCATTTTATGATTTTTTACTGCCGGAATCTGTTAATCCGTTTATTGCATCGGCTTTTCTGTTGCTGATTACTACTGTGCTGATTGCCGGCGTGTATGCAGTTGCTGCATATGGTGGCGCGTATCTGTTCTCAACTGTTCGTGATTCTATAGACAGAAGGGTGTTTTATACAATTCAGAGCCGGCCTTATAGTTATTTTGCCGGCAAGAAGCAGGGAGATCTTCTGTATGTCGGGCAGGGGGCGGTTAATGAGGGGAGTCAGGCTGTCAATATGTTTGTGGAGTTTATAAAAAGTATAATGCTCTCCATAATGTATCTGGTATTTCTGTTTTACTTATCCTTCTGGCTCACTGTTGGTGTAATTATTCTTGGTGTGTTGTATGCTTTTGTTATTAAGAAGCATCTGTTTTCTCGTGTTTACCGGAATTCCGGTGAAGTTAATATAGCTTCTATGCAGAAGTCTGTTGTTTATCAGGAATTTATCTCCGGAATAAAGACGATTTTTATTACAGGTTCTATTAGTTCATGGCGGGAGAAATATGAAACTGCTATAAGCAGACTCTTTAAAGCCAATCTTAATGTTAATGCCTTGAGCAAGGTTCCAATGATTTCAAATGATTTCATAATGTTTGCAATCATTGCGCTTGGTGCAATATTACTGTATGTCTTTACTGGGGGGGATTTTATTGCTTATATTGGGATATTTGGAACTTTTATGCTTGGACTTTATAGACTTGTTCCTGCTCTTACTCAGGTGCAGAGTAGTCTGACAGGTATTGTGAGGTATCTTCCGGCACTTGAACTTATCCGGGATATTTTAGAAACTCATGAATCTAAAGATCCTATGGAATCCAATGTTTCAGAACGCCCCGGTAATAATGAATTCAGTTTTAATGACAGGATTGAATTCCGGAATGTTTCGTTTAGATATGGTGATAGTTCTGAGGAAACTATTAAGGCTCTCTCTTTTGAGGTGAAGAAGAATACGAAGGTTGCAATCGTTGGAAGTTCCGGTTCGGGTAAGACAACAACTGCAAATCTGCTGGCACTTCTGTATAGTCCAACATCCGGTGGAATCTATATCGATGGTGTTAATCTGAATGAATTTGATCCCAAAAGTTATCTGATTAGTCTTGGATATATTGGACAGGAGACATTTGTTTATCATGATACCATTAAGGAAAATATCAGGTTTGGTCTTGATTGCAGTAATGAAGAGGTAATCCGGGCTGCAAAACTTGCTGATGCTCATGAATTTATAATGGCTACTAAGGATGGTTATGACACAATAATTGGTGATCAGGGGATAAAGTTATCTGGCGGGCAAAGGCAGAGGGTTGCAATTGCAAGGATTATTCTCAGGAATCCGGAAATTCTGCTTCTGGACGAGGCTACAAGTTCATTGGATAATATTTCAGAGCAGAGGATAATGGAATCTGTGAACAAACTTTCAGAGAATATGACAGTTATAACTATTGCTCATCGTTTATCCACAATTCATGATGCTGATGTTATTTTTGTGATGAAAAATGGAGTTTTGGTTGAGAAAGGTAATCACGAGGAACTGATTGCGCTGGGTGGGGAGTACAAGAGACTTTATATGAGTCAGAAAAGGGATTGA
- a CDS encoding acyltransferase, whose translation MITDFFSEVLRHIITLSPDTELFSDIRCAYYKKKLKKCGFFRSAPLLKIYCPKQVSIGNNCSFNYNVTIDPCPNGSISIGNNVLIGPNVVIRAADHNHENINVNINEQGHISGKIEIKDNVWICSNVTITKDVTIEEGSIVAAGAVVTKNVPAYSIVGGIPAKVIKNRKKE comes from the coding sequence ATGATAACTGATTTTTTTTCAGAAGTACTAAGACACATTATTACTTTATCCCCAGATACCGAACTTTTTTCTGACATCAGATGCGCATATTACAAAAAGAAACTCAAAAAATGTGGATTTTTCAGATCAGCACCACTATTAAAAATTTATTGCCCTAAACAAGTTTCTATTGGAAACAATTGCTCATTCAACTATAATGTTACCATAGATCCATGCCCCAATGGAAGTATAAGTATAGGTAACAATGTTTTAATTGGGCCTAATGTTGTTATCCGCGCTGCAGATCACAACCATGAAAATATTAATGTTAACATAAATGAACAAGGACACATATCAGGTAAGATAGAAATAAAAGATAATGTATGGATTTGTTCTAATGTAACTATAACCAAAGATGTTACAATTGAAGAAGGAAGTATTGTTGCAGCAGGTGCAGTTGTTACAAAAAATGTACCTGCCTATTCTATTGTAGGAGGCATCCCCGCAAAAGTCATTAAAAATAGAAAAAAAGAATAA
- the cfbC gene encoding Ni-sirohydrochlorin a,c-diamide reductive cyclase ATP-dependent reductase subunit produces the protein MKQIALYGKGGIGKSTTSANLSAALSEKNLDILQIGCDPKHDSTRMLMRGEWIPTVLDLIRENGENNLTTEEIVYKGYNNIRCVEAGGPEPGIGCAGRGIIATFQLLEKLEALYGDIIVYDVLGDVVCGGFAMPMREGYAQEVYLVTSGDFMALYAANNICKAIARLSKRSKNRCRLAGVICNSANIEGERELVEEFARSINSEMIAFIPRSKTVRVSEVNKRTVLEYAPESEQAEVYRELADKIINNRPAADKTPTPLEMDELEALALRYIKA, from the coding sequence ATGAAACAGATCGCCCTGTACGGCAAAGGCGGAATAGGAAAATCAACAACCTCAGCAAACCTCTCCGCCGCTTTATCTGAAAAAAACCTCGACATCCTCCAGATAGGCTGCGACCCAAAACACGACAGCACCCGGATGCTCATGCGCGGGGAATGGATACCAACCGTTCTCGATCTCATCCGGGAAAACGGCGAAAATAACCTCACCACAGAAGAGATAGTCTACAAAGGCTACAACAACATCCGCTGCGTAGAAGCCGGCGGCCCTGAACCCGGAATCGGCTGTGCCGGACGCGGCATCATAGCCACCTTCCAGCTCCTTGAAAAACTCGAAGCACTCTATGGCGACATAATCGTATATGACGTCTTAGGAGATGTCGTCTGTGGCGGCTTTGCAATGCCCATGCGTGAGGGTTACGCTCAGGAGGTATATCTTGTAACCTCCGGAGACTTCATGGCTCTCTACGCCGCCAACAACATCTGCAAGGCAATTGCAAGGCTCTCAAAGAGGTCAAAGAACCGGTGCAGACTCGCCGGGGTCATCTGCAACTCAGCCAACATAGAGGGCGAGAGAGAACTGGTGGAAGAATTTGCCAGAAGCATAAACTCCGAGATGATAGCCTTCATACCAAGAAGCAAAACCGTCAGAGTCTCCGAGGTAAACAAACGAACAGTTCTTGAATATGCGCCGGAATCAGAACAGGCAGAAGTGTACAGAGAACTTGCAGATAAAATAATCAATAACAGACCTGCGGCAGACAAAACACCTACCCCCCTTGAGATGGATGAACTTGAAGCCCTCGCACTCAGATATATCAAGGCATGA
- a CDS encoding nitrogenase component 1 produces the protein MNLKPSHSDISRHEGCTIQGALSITAFVDDAITIIHGPAGCTHQSSAFFYSALMYNGYYDVPFMLSSELGENDIIFGGEKKLSDTIEKALAYNPKAVFVIGTCVSATIGDSIEDVCREFTTVPVIPVNTAGFLGGSFTSGFEEALLAVSALIAEDESAVLKKQSKPKIPSVNIIGEKNLESDIDENYEELKRLLKLLSVRINIRLARHTTVDDIRNMKRADLNIFREKFPDNITDHFTQKTGLKYIEEFPAGFKGTIEFIKKIAEHLEIDPEYALRAEEKYQQSITEEFSDIKGKTINFDSFGFQNADYDILSEMSEYFGIKVDDDGTEIPIPFSAPVGSTGIKRMLHQWRRFLRNAE, from the coding sequence ATGAACTTGAAGCCCTCGCACTCAGATATATCAAGGCATGAAGGCTGCACAATACAGGGTGCACTCTCAATAACTGCATTTGTTGATGACGCAATAACAATAATCCACGGCCCGGCGGGCTGCACCCACCAGTCATCAGCATTCTTCTACTCAGCCCTGATGTACAACGGATATTATGATGTTCCGTTCATGCTCTCAAGTGAACTGGGAGAGAACGATATAATATTCGGCGGTGAAAAAAAACTCTCTGACACCATAGAAAAAGCACTGGCATACAACCCAAAGGCAGTATTTGTCATCGGCACCTGCGTCTCAGCAACAATAGGCGACTCTATAGAAGATGTATGCCGGGAATTCACTACAGTCCCTGTAATTCCGGTGAATACAGCAGGATTCCTCGGCGGATCATTCACCAGCGGATTTGAAGAGGCACTTCTCGCAGTATCCGCCCTGATTGCCGAAGATGAAAGCGCCGTTCTCAAAAAACAGAGCAAACCCAAAATTCCGTCTGTGAACATAATCGGAGAGAAAAACCTCGAATCTGACATAGACGAGAACTATGAAGAATTGAAAAGACTCTTAAAACTCCTGAGTGTCAGAATAAACATACGCCTTGCAAGGCACACAACAGTAGATGATATCCGGAATATGAAACGCGCAGACTTAAACATATTCCGAGAAAAATTTCCGGACAACATAACAGATCATTTCACCCAAAAGACCGGGCTAAAATATATAGAAGAATTCCCTGCCGGATTTAAAGGCACCATTGAGTTCATAAAAAAAATAGCAGAACACCTGGAAATAGACCCCGAATATGCCCTGAGGGCAGAAGAAAAATACCAGCAGTCAATAACAGAAGAGTTCAGTGACATAAAGGGCAAAACTATCAATTTTGATTCATTCGGCTTTCAGAATGCAGATTACGACATCCTAAGTGAGATGTCAGAATATTTCGGAATAAAAGTTGACGATGACGGCACTGAAATCCCGATACCATTCTCAGCCCCGGTTGGGAGTACAGGAATTAAAAGAATGCTTCATCAGTGGAGGAGGTTTCTCAGGAATGCAGAATAA
- a CDS encoding nitrogenase component 1 encodes MQNNNNAGHNACFNPLWPCAMVGAASFLAGIKDLGVVINGSSGCYYFAELAIPDPLSSTFLVQDEIIFGTEERIKEIIDGLSGIYDKFAVINTCVPSLTGDDITGFLSNYNTLFIDLPGYCGDFDYGYKKSAESIGITPDTGREGVNIDGICSIEPFHTGNLNECRRLLSLAEVPAAAVLSSDIYDSVKNPSELSITANPDYAVSGAGHNFSVLGIKNTTRAFEALGELIPQSNTDKVLEEAGSAEENIIKACDRFLRKNDPPSTAIFATAAYAEYTEEILQDYLDAEILCTGHRNIPSPGEHRLDNILEYEDQESNRYRKGHVNDLKVITEILNHEKPDLIIGSSFESVKYPDAGFFGITFPSREKISLHNAPITGIEGELYYIENILNILSRKS; translated from the coding sequence ATGCAGAATAATAACAATGCCGGCCATAACGCATGTTTCAATCCCCTCTGGCCATGCGCCATGGTAGGTGCGGCATCCTTCCTTGCCGGAATCAAAGATTTGGGGGTAGTCATAAACGGTTCAAGCGGATGCTACTACTTTGCCGAACTCGCGATACCTGATCCCTTAAGCAGCACATTTCTGGTGCAGGATGAAATTATATTCGGCACAGAAGAGCGCATAAAAGAGATAATAGATGGCCTCTCCGGCATATACGATAAATTCGCAGTCATCAACACGTGTGTACCGTCACTGACAGGAGATGACATAACCGGCTTTCTCAGCAACTATAACACCCTCTTCATTGACCTTCCGGGATACTGCGGCGATTTTGATTACGGGTATAAAAAATCGGCAGAATCCATAGGAATAACACCAGACACCGGCAGAGAAGGTGTTAACATAGACGGCATATGTTCCATTGAGCCGTTTCATACCGGAAATTTAAACGAATGCAGAAGGCTACTCTCACTTGCAGAGGTCCCGGCTGCGGCTGTGCTCTCATCTGACATTTATGATTCAGTAAAAAATCCCTCTGAACTCAGCATTACAGCAAACCCGGATTATGCAGTATCAGGCGCCGGACACAATTTTTCAGTGCTTGGGATAAAGAATACCACCAGGGCTTTTGAAGCACTCGGAGAGCTGATACCGCAGAGTAATACAGATAAAGTACTGGAAGAAGCCGGGAGCGCAGAAGAGAATATCATCAAAGCCTGTGACCGCTTCTTAAGGAAAAACGATCCGCCCTCAACTGCAATATTTGCCACAGCAGCCTATGCAGAATATACAGAAGAAATACTTCAGGATTATCTGGACGCTGAGATCCTCTGCACCGGACACAGGAATATTCCGTCACCCGGAGAGCACAGACTGGATAATATCCTGGAATATGAAGATCAGGAGAGCAATAGATACAGAAAAGGTCATGTCAATGACCTTAAAGTCATCACAGAGATTCTTAATCACGAAAAACCTGATCTCATCATTGGATCATCATTTGAATCTGTAAAATACCCGGACGCCGGATTCTTCGGAATAACATTCCCTTCAAGGGAGAAGATATCACTCCACAACGCACCAATAACCGGAATTGAAGGAGAACTTTACTACATTGAAAATATCCTGAACATACTCAGCAGGAAAAGCTGA
- a CDS encoding NifB/NifX family molybdenum-iron cluster-binding protein yields the protein MKKIAIAALGEGTFKDEVSPVFGRSPVFCLATVLSGDLVSFESVKNSAGDIPCSAGAVSAKVLADLGVDCVIAGGFGPQSCGVFRECGVVPYAASGCRISEALERYLAGDLPSYDYSAVAGDLSGRNNVSGFYFGRRGVKPTQRSHVCGRCGYIAGERMERGDKCPNCGFMSF from the coding sequence ATGAAAAAAATAGCTATAGCTGCGCTTGGGGAAGGGACATTTAAGGATGAAGTCTCCCCCGTATTCGGGAGGTCACCGGTTTTCTGTCTTGCTACTGTATTATCCGGAGATCTGGTCAGTTTTGAGTCGGTAAAAAATTCTGCCGGTGATATTCCCTGTAGTGCAGGTGCTGTATCGGCGAAGGTTCTGGCAGATCTTGGGGTTGACTGTGTGATTGCCGGAGGTTTTGGTCCCCAGTCATGCGGTGTCTTCAGGGAGTGCGGGGTCGTTCCATATGCTGCCAGTGGCTGCAGGATTTCTGAGGCCCTTGAGAGATACCTTGCCGGTGATCTCCCGTCATATGATTATTCAGCTGTTGCAGGGGATTTGTCCGGCAGAAATAATGTTTCAGGCTTTTATTTTGGGCGCAGGGGCGTGAAGCCTACTCAAAGGTCGCATGTGTGTGGCAGATGCGGCTATATTGCCGGAGAAAGGATGGAAAGAGGGGATAAGTGTCCTAACTGTGGTTTTATGTCTTTTTAA
- a CDS encoding CDP-alcohol phosphatidyltransferase family protein, with translation MTLDSFRPKVKGIIEPVARVSVRIGLRPDTCTVIAFIASVVAGYAFYLSAVFAGVIFVFLNAFFDAIDGAIAREMHIASLKGDFLDHVLDRYADIVMICGIFAGSLAPWTVGVFALTGVIMSSYLGTQAQAVGAGRFYGGILGRADRLVLTIAAGIIFIAFPGYIAGLNAFGWLMVIFGLLGHFTAIQRFVHVWNNI, from the coding sequence ATGACACTTGACAGCTTCAGACCAAAGGTGAAGGGAATTATTGAACCTGTGGCGAGGGTATCTGTCCGTATCGGCCTGAGGCCGGATACGTGCACAGTTATCGCTTTCATTGCTTCAGTGGTTGCCGGATATGCCTTTTATCTCTCGGCTGTATTTGCGGGTGTGATATTTGTCTTCCTGAATGCCTTTTTTGATGCGATTGACGGTGCTATTGCCCGTGAGATGCATATTGCAAGCCTTAAAGGGGATTTCCTTGATCATGTCCTTGACAGGTATGCTGATATTGTGATGATCTGCGGAATCTTCGCAGGCAGTCTTGCGCCCTGGACGGTGGGCGTTTTTGCGCTTACAGGCGTAATTATGTCATCATATCTGGGCACTCAGGCACAGGCTGTTGGTGCGGGCCGTTTTTATGGTGGAATTTTAGGACGGGCTGACAGGCTGGTTCTTACAATAGCAGCCGGGATAATATTTATTGCATTTCCGGGTTATATTGCCGGCCTGAATGCCTTTGGCTGGCTGATGGTGATATTCGGTCTGCTTGGGCATTTTACAGCTATTCAGCGTTTTGTTCATGTCTGGAATAATATCTGA
- a CDS encoding adenylate kinase family protein: MMAAVTGTPGTGKSTVADILRKRGYSVIRQNDTIKPYIIERDSERDADVIDEDKWYEEFGKPDAVVEGHLTHILDADRIVILRLRPDILSERLKSRGYPDEKIRENLEAECLDTVLIETLDIHPEEHILEIDCTFLTPEETVDIIEEFLAGKRGYSFGNTDWSDYIGTLL; this comes from the coding sequence ATGATGGCAGCTGTTACCGGGACTCCGGGAACGGGCAAGTCAACCGTTGCAGATATTCTCAGGAAACGCGGGTATTCTGTCATTCGGCAGAATGATACCATTAAACCCTATATCATTGAGAGAGACTCTGAGAGGGATGCAGATGTCATTGATGAGGATAAGTGGTATGAGGAGTTTGGAAAACCCGATGCGGTCGTTGAAGGGCATCTGACACATATTCTTGATGCAGACCGTATTGTTATTTTAAGGCTCAGGCCGGATATCCTTTCAGAACGGCTGAAGTCCCGTGGGTATCCGGATGAGAAGATTCGTGAGAACCTTGAAGCCGAATGCCTGGATACAGTATTAATCGAAACACTTGATATACATCCGGAAGAACATATTCTTGAGATTGACTGTACTTTTCTGACGCCTGAAGAGACAGTGGATATTATTGAAGAGTTTCTGGCCGGAAAAAGGGGTTATTCCTTTGGGAATACTGACTGGTCGGATTATATAGGTACACTGTTATGA